One Citricoccus sp. K5 DNA window includes the following coding sequences:
- a CDS encoding polysaccharide pyruvyl transferase family protein, whose amino-acid sequence MTDARVLVVGWPSVLHGEATAGDVLAMRTVEHALSGAGIRHHTAWSPVMCPPGGLLLDEAEPGLYSHLVFACGPATGTPLVELHERFAHCTRIAIGVSVIDPADPAVTGFHRVFARDSPGSPPQPDLATVAPMAREASLPPVLGVFLTAGQREYGTRRRHDAVKDTLETWLARVDAGRLDLDTRLDPRDWRLPTSPEQLQSVIRRLDAVVTMRMHGLVLALRAGVPALALDPVEGGGKVTAQARALGWPAVRPAVAVSESALDHQLEWCLTDGRAVARQLASWMGSGRGEWTEGPVNAGLSKLIQHLRSD is encoded by the coding sequence GTGACCGACGCGCGGGTCCTCGTGGTCGGTTGGCCGTCGGTCCTGCACGGGGAGGCCACCGCAGGAGACGTGCTGGCCATGCGAACGGTCGAGCACGCCCTGTCCGGGGCCGGGATCCGGCACCACACGGCCTGGAGCCCCGTCATGTGTCCGCCGGGCGGACTCCTCCTGGATGAAGCGGAACCCGGCCTCTACTCGCACCTGGTCTTCGCCTGCGGCCCAGCCACGGGGACACCGCTGGTGGAATTGCATGAACGCTTCGCCCACTGCACTCGGATCGCCATCGGTGTCAGCGTCATCGATCCCGCCGATCCCGCCGTGACCGGGTTCCACCGGGTCTTCGCCCGGGACAGCCCGGGATCACCTCCACAGCCGGACCTGGCCACAGTGGCACCGATGGCACGCGAGGCAAGCCTGCCACCGGTGCTGGGAGTGTTCCTGACTGCCGGCCAGCGGGAGTATGGGACCAGGCGCCGGCACGACGCGGTGAAGGACACGCTGGAGACGTGGCTGGCCCGCGTCGACGCCGGCCGGCTGGACCTGGACACGCGCCTGGACCCGCGGGACTGGCGCCTGCCGACCTCGCCGGAACAACTGCAGTCGGTGATTCGGCGCCTGGACGCGGTGGTGACCATGAGGATGCACGGCCTCGTCCTGGCGCTTCGGGCCGGAGTCCCGGCCCTTGCCCTGGACCCCGTCGAGGGCGGCGGCAAGGTGACGGCGCAGGCGCGCGCTCTCGGCTGGCCGGCCGTTCGGCCCGCCGTCGCGGTCTCGGAGTCCGCCCTCGATCACCAGTTGGAGTGGTGCCTGACCGATGGGCGGGCCGTCGCACGGCAGTTGGCGTCCTGGATGGGATCCGGACGTGGCGAGTGGACTGAGGGCCCGGTCAATGCAGGGTTGAGCAAGCTCATTCAGCACCTGCGGAGCGATTGA
- a CDS encoding carbamoyltransferase C-terminal domain-containing protein codes for MRYLGINATFHDPAAALVVNGEVVAAAEEERFSRRKHGKRPVPFSAWELPEQSMRWVLAEAGVAPEELDGVAYSFDPEIAVDIPDDPYDHLRLDYVRRAPSFIAEALPGLDPAKVTYVQHHVAHAASSGLAGPYRTGAVLVSDGRGEGHSHLAGEYVDGELSILARQELPDSLGLVYESLTDHLGFLRSSDEFKVMALASYGTPRFLEELREYVNATGDGGFTARAPQWERFAPRRIDDGTWGGAHADLAASVQCVVEETLVELARWLREQTGQRVLTMAGGTALNCVANSRIWREAGFEDVWVQPASGDSGTALGAALTLAQQAGDLAAPEPTAALGRSWDDEELAQWLTTAQVPFTTPGSREALATEVAGILEQNGVIAWFDGRSEFGPRALGFRSLLANPMHAENLELLNDVKGREQFRPVAPMVLEDRAAEIFSGGPIPSPYMLFTHEVAPEWRDRIPAVTHVDGSARIQTVSDRDNLGIAALLRAFDERTGVPVVVNTSLNTAGRPMVDDPRDALELFGSAPVAALVLGPHLVRRAALFA; via the coding sequence GTGCGCTACTTGGGAATCAATGCAACGTTCCATGATCCGGCCGCCGCCCTGGTCGTCAACGGGGAGGTCGTGGCGGCCGCTGAGGAGGAAAGGTTCTCACGCCGCAAGCACGGAAAGCGGCCGGTGCCATTCTCCGCGTGGGAGTTGCCCGAGCAGTCCATGCGCTGGGTGCTGGCCGAGGCCGGCGTCGCCCCCGAGGAGCTGGACGGCGTGGCGTACTCCTTCGACCCCGAGATCGCCGTGGACATCCCCGACGATCCCTATGACCACCTCCGCCTGGACTACGTGCGCCGGGCTCCGAGCTTCATCGCCGAAGCCCTGCCCGGCCTCGACCCGGCCAAGGTCACGTACGTCCAGCACCACGTGGCCCATGCCGCCTCCTCCGGGCTCGCCGGGCCGTACCGCACCGGTGCGGTCCTCGTCTCCGACGGACGGGGAGAGGGCCACTCCCACCTGGCGGGGGAGTACGTCGACGGCGAGCTGTCCATCCTGGCCCGCCAGGAGCTGCCCGATTCCCTGGGCCTGGTCTATGAGTCGCTGACCGATCACCTCGGCTTCCTGCGCTCGTCCGACGAGTTCAAGGTCATGGCCTTGGCCTCCTACGGGACTCCGCGGTTCCTGGAAGAACTTCGCGAGTACGTCAACGCCACCGGGGACGGCGGCTTCACCGCCCGCGCCCCCCAGTGGGAGCGCTTCGCCCCCCGGCGCATCGACGACGGCACCTGGGGCGGCGCCCACGCCGACCTCGCGGCCTCCGTCCAGTGTGTGGTCGAGGAGACCCTGGTGGAACTGGCCCGTTGGCTACGGGAGCAGACCGGCCAGCGCGTGCTGACCATGGCCGGGGGCACCGCCCTCAATTGCGTGGCCAATTCCCGGATCTGGCGCGAGGCCGGCTTCGAGGACGTCTGGGTCCAACCGGCGTCGGGAGACTCCGGCACGGCGCTGGGAGCTGCCCTGACCCTGGCCCAGCAGGCCGGGGACCTCGCCGCGCCGGAACCGACGGCGGCCCTGGGACGCAGCTGGGACGATGAGGAGCTGGCCCAGTGGCTCACCACCGCCCAGGTGCCCTTCACCACGCCCGGCTCCCGCGAGGCGCTGGCCACGGAGGTGGCCGGCATTCTGGAGCAGAACGGGGTCATCGCCTGGTTCGACGGCCGCAGCGAGTTCGGGCCCCGCGCCCTCGGGTTCCGGTCGCTGCTGGCGAACCCGATGCACGCCGAGAACCTGGAGCTGCTCAACGACGTCAAGGGACGGGAGCAGTTCCGCCCGGTGGCGCCGATGGTGCTCGAGGACCGTGCCGCCGAGATCTTCAGCGGCGGCCCCATCCCCAGTCCCTACATGCTCTTCACCCACGAGGTCGCGCCGGAATGGCGTGACCGCATCCCCGCCGTCACGCACGTGGACGGTTCGGCCCGCATCCAGACGGTCTCCGACCGGGACAACCTCGGCATCGCCGCCCTGTTGCGCGCCTTCGACGAACGTACGGGCGTGCCGGTGGTTGTCAACACCAGCCTCAACACGGCCGGGCGCCCCATGGTCGACGACCCCCGCGACGCCCTCGAGCTGTTCGGCTCGGCCCCCGTGGCGGCGCTGGTCCTGGGCCCGCACCTCGTCCGCAGGGCGGCACTCTTCGCATGA
- a CDS encoding HAD-IIIA family hydrolase, giving the protein MSTLSAQSPYALVIPSLGRPSLDRLLETVAALDTDAAHPGPVEIVVVDDRRESAAAGTRLAPLAPTVDGEPVRVVRGYGRGPAAARNRGWRAVDRSVEWIAFLDDDVELPTTWARDLAADLADCPPDVAATQGRITVPLPVDRPPTDWERNTASLQEADWATADMAYRGSVLEEVGGLDERFPRAYREDADLALRVRLAGYRLVRGHRHILHPVRPADDWVSQRVQAGNADNALMRRLHGPHWREQAQAPAGAFGWHLATTSAAATAAIGTVGRLAGSRGAARLAGAGALTWTILYGRFLGRRAAPGPRPGDPGFTGELRRMALTSATIPPTAVWHRFRGWRQHLATGPWPVRPRAVLFDRDGTLVHDVPYNGDPDQVDPVFGARDLVDRVRAAGLATAVITNQSGIARGLVTRDQVDAVNERIDRLLGPFDSWQICPHGPGENCPCRKPQPGMVLAAAQALGVRPEECVVIGDIGADIEAAQAAGARSILVPTRVTRTQEVADAPATAPDLATAVELVLDWSSGRQPDPTLTSTPTQDGEQSTT; this is encoded by the coding sequence ATGAGCACCCTGTCCGCACAGAGCCCGTACGCCCTCGTCATCCCCTCGCTCGGACGCCCCTCCCTGGATCGGCTCCTCGAGACGGTGGCCGCCCTGGACACGGACGCGGCCCATCCCGGCCCGGTGGAGATCGTCGTGGTGGACGACCGACGCGAGTCCGCGGCGGCCGGCACCCGGCTGGCCCCCTTGGCGCCCACGGTGGACGGTGAGCCCGTACGCGTGGTGCGCGGCTACGGCCGCGGCCCAGCGGCGGCGCGCAACCGTGGCTGGCGTGCCGTCGACCGTTCCGTGGAGTGGATCGCCTTCCTGGACGACGATGTCGAACTGCCCACCACCTGGGCCCGCGACCTGGCCGCTGACCTAGCAGACTGCCCGCCCGACGTGGCCGCCACCCAGGGCCGCATCACGGTGCCTCTGCCGGTGGACCGACCACCTACCGACTGGGAGCGCAATACCGCCTCGCTGCAGGAGGCCGACTGGGCGACGGCCGACATGGCCTATCGCGGATCAGTGCTCGAGGAGGTCGGGGGACTGGACGAGCGGTTCCCGCGCGCCTACCGAGAGGATGCCGACCTGGCCCTGCGAGTCCGCCTCGCCGGCTATCGGCTGGTGCGCGGACACCGCCACATCCTCCACCCCGTCCGCCCGGCGGACGACTGGGTCAGCCAGCGCGTGCAGGCCGGCAACGCCGACAACGCCTTGATGCGCCGGCTGCACGGCCCGCACTGGCGTGAACAGGCCCAGGCACCCGCTGGTGCCTTCGGCTGGCACCTGGCCACGACGTCGGCCGCGGCCACCGCGGCGATCGGCACCGTGGGCCGGTTGGCCGGCTCACGCGGGGCCGCCCGCCTGGCGGGAGCCGGCGCCCTGACCTGGACCATCCTGTACGGCCGCTTCCTCGGCAGGAGAGCCGCCCCCGGCCCGCGTCCTGGCGACCCCGGATTCACCGGCGAACTGCGCCGGATGGCCCTGACCAGCGCAACGATCCCGCCGACCGCAGTCTGGCACCGCTTCCGCGGCTGGAGGCAGCACCTGGCCACCGGTCCCTGGCCGGTCCGCCCCCGCGCCGTGCTCTTCGACCGTGACGGCACCCTGGTCCACGACGTGCCGTACAACGGCGATCCGGACCAGGTCGATCCCGTGTTCGGCGCCCGGGACCTGGTGGACCGCGTCCGCGCGGCCGGTCTGGCCACGGCCGTGATCACCAACCAGTCCGGGATCGCCCGCGGACTGGTGACCCGAGACCAGGTGGATGCCGTCAACGAACGGATCGACCGATTGCTCGGCCCCTTCGACTCCTGGCAGATCTGTCCCCATGGACCGGGGGAGAACTGCCCGTGCCGCAAGCCGCAGCCCGGTATGGTGCTCGCCGCCGCGCAGGCCCTGGGCGTACGCCCCGAAGAATGCGTGGTCATCGGGGACATCGGTGCGGACATCGAGGCCGCGCAGGCCGCCGGGGCCCGTTCGATTCTGGTTCCCACCCGCGTCACCCGGACCCAAGAGGTCGCCGACGCCCCGGCCACCGCGCCAGACCTGGCCACCGCCGTGGAACTCGTGCTCGACTGGTCCTCCGGGCGGCAACCCGACCCGACTCTGACGTCGACCCCCACCCAGGACGGTGAGCAATCCACCACATGA
- a CDS encoding glycosyltransferase family 9 protein — protein MTRILAVRLDSDGDVLLTGPAIRALSEIGTVDLLASPSGAAAARLLPGVHTVLEFDAPWSGFRPPALDTEATLDLVERLRTTGYDQAVIFTSFHQSPLPMALLARIAGIGHIVGTSMDYPGSLLDVRLKRADPPGGGHEVEAALEVAVAAGASQPQHPTLRVRHPLPPPPDRLPADLRAGGYVVLHPGASVPARGLQADHAAAIAAALAAAGHAVVVTGGPAERELVAETVALARQHCPDATVLDLAGATDLAGLAAVLEAAYCTVVGNTGPAHLSAAVGTPVVSLFSPVVPAARWRPYGVPVRLLGDQHAPCRDSRARDCPVPGHPCLSGVTGAAVVAAVAELTQPTEARVRIAHEAGTGPLSTSRGDR, from the coding sequence ATGACGCGCATCCTCGCGGTACGACTCGATTCGGACGGTGACGTCCTGCTGACCGGACCAGCGATCAGGGCCCTGTCCGAGATCGGCACGGTGGACCTGCTCGCCTCTCCCTCTGGAGCGGCCGCGGCACGGCTGTTGCCGGGTGTCCACACGGTCCTGGAGTTCGACGCCCCGTGGTCCGGTTTCCGTCCGCCGGCGCTCGACACGGAGGCCACGCTCGACCTGGTCGAACGGTTGCGCACCACCGGATACGACCAGGCGGTGATCTTCACGTCCTTCCACCAGAGCCCCCTGCCGATGGCCCTGCTGGCGCGGATAGCCGGCATCGGACACATCGTGGGCACCAGCATGGACTACCCCGGCTCGTTGTTGGACGTGCGATTGAAGCGCGCCGACCCGCCCGGCGGCGGTCACGAGGTCGAGGCCGCTCTGGAGGTCGCCGTTGCCGCCGGTGCCTCCCAGCCGCAGCATCCAACGCTGCGGGTGCGCCACCCCCTGCCACCACCGCCGGACCGACTGCCGGCCGACCTGCGCGCGGGCGGGTACGTGGTTCTGCACCCGGGAGCATCCGTCCCGGCCCGTGGACTGCAGGCAGATCACGCAGCGGCCATCGCGGCGGCTCTGGCCGCCGCCGGACACGCCGTCGTCGTCACCGGGGGGCCCGCCGAACGCGAACTCGTTGCCGAGACAGTGGCCCTGGCGCGCCAGCACTGCCCGGACGCCACCGTGCTGGACCTGGCCGGTGCCACGGATCTGGCCGGCCTGGCCGCCGTCCTCGAGGCCGCCTACTGCACGGTGGTCGGCAACACCGGCCCGGCGCACCTCTCGGCCGCCGTCGGCACACCGGTCGTCTCCCTGTTCTCGCCGGTGGTCCCGGCCGCGCGATGGAGACCCTACGGGGTCCCGGTCCGTCTACTCGGAGACCAGCACGCCCCGTGCCGGGACAGCCGGGCGCGTGACTGCCCCGTCCCCGGACACCCCTGTCTGAGTGGAGTCACCGGCGCCGCCGTGGTCGCCGCCGTGGCCGAGCTCACCCAGCCCACCGAAGCGCGGGTCCGCATCGCCCACGAGGCCGGCACCGGACCCCTGAGCACCTCCCGAGGAGACCGATGA
- a CDS encoding glycosyltransferase, which produces MRILIWHVHGSWMTAFVQGQHEYLLPMDDRRGPDGRGRAQTWDWPTSARELTAAQMAGERPDLVVLQRPHEVDLLESWTGLRAGTDVPAVYLEHNAPTGTAMASGHPYADQDTIPVVHVTQFNRVMWDTGTARTEMIEHGVTDPGHLYTGEQASLAVVVNEPVRRTRVAGTDLVLQLSRDLPMEVYGMGMDRLAEVAPWLEGRLHENYRQSELHRALAAHRVYFHPYRWTSLGLALLEAMTLGMPVLALSTTEAPRAVPPSAGLLSNDLGELAHRGRQWLQDPELAAQAGAAARAHALDRYGLERFLADWDALIGRVVA; this is translated from the coding sequence ATGAGAATCCTGATCTGGCACGTGCACGGCTCCTGGATGACCGCGTTCGTCCAGGGCCAGCACGAATACCTACTGCCGATGGACGACCGCCGGGGACCGGACGGCCGTGGCCGGGCCCAGACCTGGGACTGGCCCACCTCGGCGCGGGAGCTGACCGCCGCACAGATGGCCGGTGAACGACCGGACCTGGTGGTGCTGCAACGGCCGCACGAGGTGGACCTGCTGGAGAGCTGGACCGGGCTGCGGGCCGGGACCGACGTCCCGGCCGTGTACCTGGAGCACAACGCGCCGACCGGGACCGCGATGGCCTCCGGCCACCCCTATGCCGACCAGGACACCATCCCAGTCGTGCACGTCACCCAATTCAACCGCGTCATGTGGGACACCGGCACGGCCCGCACCGAGATGATCGAGCACGGCGTCACCGATCCCGGCCACCTGTACACGGGAGAGCAGGCCTCCCTCGCCGTAGTGGTGAACGAGCCCGTGCGCCGCACCCGCGTGGCGGGCACCGACCTGGTGCTGCAGCTGTCCCGGGACCTGCCGATGGAGGTCTACGGCATGGGCATGGACCGCCTGGCCGAGGTCGCACCCTGGCTCGAGGGCCGCCTGCACGAGAACTACCGGCAGTCCGAGCTGCACCGGGCACTGGCCGCACACCGCGTGTACTTCCACCCGTACCGGTGGACCAGCCTGGGGCTGGCCCTGCTCGAGGCCATGACGCTCGGCATGCCCGTGTTGGCCCTGTCCACCACCGAGGCGCCACGGGCCGTGCCGCCCTCCGCCGGCCTACTCAGCAACGACCTCGGCGAATTGGCGCACCGTGGCCGGCAGTGGCTCCAGGACCCGGAGCTCGCGGCCCAGGCCGGGGCCGCGGCACGCGCCCACGCGCTGGACCGGTACGGACTCGAGAGGTTCCTGGCCGACTGGGACGCACTGATCGGGCGGGTGGTCGCATGA
- a CDS encoding glycosyltransferase, producing MSTDRRDTGLLDIALVSEHASPLAALGGVDAGGQNVFVAALATGLGRRGHRVRVYTRLDDASLPEQVEAAPGVTVVHVPAGPAEQLPKDELAPYMDEFARWMSAQWRRDGVPDLVHAHFWMSGMAATTAAEAARIPAVQTFHALGSVKRRHQGLADTSPADRLGIEARLVGQNELVLATCRDEVDELMGLGADPDRIRIVPCGVDAGAFAPLVDGGPRRTADEPVRLVALGRMVERKGVDVVVRALAQVPRACLTVAGGPDRAVLHEDPEARRLLALAEEYGVADRLTLTGRVSRDEAARLLASADIVTCTPWYEPFGIVPLEAMACGRPVVGSAVGGLLDSVDDGTTGLLVPPRDVDATATAIRRLTEDPELAACMGRAGRERVQRLFSWERVAELTETAYRQALTGYARTHPSRPGATRRQLAEHREELDRALTTLEDDAERLDRWGRRLSELLAGGGRVLAAGNGGSAAEAQHFTAELVGRFQGERRPLAAVCLSAETSSLTAIVNDYGANEVFARQVQAHGRPGDVLMLLSTSGASPNVLEAARRARQSGMLVWALTGPGPNPLADLADESICVPGPSTSVVQEAHLVLLHALCAVMDEGFNRCQPGPATVPGTHRTNRTNRTNREDTP from the coding sequence ATGAGCACCGACCGGAGGGACACCGGCCTCCTGGATATAGCGCTGGTGTCCGAGCACGCCTCACCCCTGGCCGCCCTCGGCGGCGTGGACGCTGGCGGCCAGAACGTCTTCGTGGCCGCCTTGGCCACCGGACTGGGTCGCCGCGGCCACCGGGTCCGGGTCTACACCCGGCTCGACGACGCGTCCCTGCCCGAGCAGGTGGAGGCCGCCCCGGGCGTGACCGTGGTGCACGTCCCCGCCGGTCCGGCCGAGCAGTTGCCCAAGGACGAACTCGCGCCGTACATGGATGAGTTCGCCCGCTGGATGTCCGCCCAGTGGCGCCGGGACGGCGTCCCGGACCTCGTGCACGCGCACTTCTGGATGTCCGGGATGGCCGCGACCACGGCCGCGGAGGCCGCCCGCATCCCGGCCGTCCAGACCTTCCATGCCCTGGGCTCGGTCAAGCGCCGGCACCAGGGACTCGCGGACACCAGCCCGGCCGACCGGCTCGGGATCGAGGCCCGTCTCGTGGGGCAGAACGAGCTGGTCCTGGCCACCTGCCGCGACGAGGTGGACGAGCTCATGGGCCTCGGCGCTGACCCGGACCGGATCCGCATCGTGCCCTGTGGCGTGGACGCCGGGGCCTTCGCCCCGCTCGTGGATGGCGGTCCGCGGCGCACCGCCGACGAGCCGGTGCGTCTTGTGGCGCTGGGCCGGATGGTCGAGCGCAAGGGCGTGGACGTCGTCGTGCGCGCCCTCGCCCAGGTTCCCCGGGCGTGCCTGACCGTGGCCGGCGGACCGGACCGCGCCGTGCTCCATGAGGACCCCGAGGCCCGCCGCCTGCTGGCGTTGGCCGAGGAGTACGGAGTCGCGGACCGGCTCACTCTGACCGGCCGGGTCAGCCGCGACGAGGCCGCCCGACTGCTGGCCTCCGCCGACATCGTCACCTGCACCCCGTGGTACGAGCCCTTCGGCATCGTGCCGCTGGAGGCCATGGCCTGTGGCCGTCCGGTCGTCGGCTCAGCCGTGGGGGGCCTGCTGGACAGTGTCGACGACGGCACCACCGGCCTGCTCGTCCCGCCCCGGGACGTGGACGCCACGGCCACGGCCATCCGCCGCCTCACCGAGGACCCGGAGTTGGCCGCCTGCATGGGCCGGGCCGGACGCGAGCGGGTGCAGCGGCTGTTCAGCTGGGAGCGGGTGGCCGAGCTCACCGAGACGGCCTACCGGCAGGCCCTGACCGGATACGCACGGACGCACCCGAGCCGGCCCGGGGCCACCCGTCGGCAACTGGCCGAGCATCGGGAAGAGCTGGACCGGGCGCTGACCACCCTGGAAGATGACGCGGAGCGGCTGGACCGGTGGGGTCGCCGTCTGTCGGAGCTCCTGGCCGGCGGGGGACGCGTGCTGGCCGCCGGCAATGGCGGCAGCGCGGCCGAGGCCCAGCATTTCACCGCCGAGCTGGTCGGCCGCTTCCAGGGCGAGCGGCGCCCCCTGGCGGCCGTGTGCCTCTCGGCGGAGACCTCGTCCCTCACGGCGATCGTCAACGACTACGGCGCCAACGAGGTGTTCGCCCGTCAGGTCCAGGCACACGGGCGTCCGGGCGACGTGCTGATGCTGCTCTCCACGAGCGGTGCCAGCCCCAACGTGCTGGAGGCGGCGCGCCGTGCCCGGCAGTCCGGGATGCTGGTGTGGGCGTTGACCGGTCCGGGGCCCAACCCGTTGGCCGACCTGGCCGATGAGTCCATCTGCGTGCCGGGTCCGTCCACCTCGGTGGTGCAGGAGGCACACCTGGTCCTGTTGCACGCACTTTGTGCCGTGATGGACGAAGGATTCAACCGTTGCCAACCGGGTCCGGCGACCGTTCCGGGCACGCACAGAACCAACAGGACCAACAGGACCAACAGGGAGGACACGCCATGA
- a CDS encoding PfkB family carbohydrate kinase has product MSARIVVVGDVLLDRDITGSSERLSPDAPVPVVDVQHIHASPGGAGLAALLCAGRAGGLPGEPPTVVLVAPLAEDDAAAELRAELAGIDIHALGHDGATRTKTRVRSAGQTLVRIDDGGPGTPLDVDPGGLSAVLGDADVILVSDYGGGITRDESVREVLTETATRVPMVWDPHPRGGEPVPGCTVVTPNLAEARAALGRLDTRRAEPPETAAGVPDDRLAEALRVGWDARSVSVTAGGCGAFLATSGTAELLPTVPVDSSDPCGAGDRFAAAVAVQLAAGGSVHRSVEAAVAAAAQWVEAGGAAAFRDGRIGPDGPAAPRRSAPRALAQDPQEAAIHAVAATRARGGTVVATGGCFDVLHPGHLETLRRARDLGDVLVVLLNSDDSVSRLKGPSRPVVVQQDRAALLMGLRDVDGVLVFDEDDPCAALDRLRPDIWVKGGDYTADLLPETPLVRSWGGRVEVLSYLPGHSTTGIVERITAGNVDVR; this is encoded by the coding sequence ATGAGTGCGCGGATCGTCGTGGTGGGGGATGTGTTGCTGGACCGTGACATCACGGGCAGCTCCGAGCGACTGAGCCCGGACGCCCCGGTCCCCGTGGTGGACGTCCAGCACATCCACGCCAGTCCGGGCGGTGCGGGCCTGGCCGCGCTGTTGTGCGCCGGTCGGGCCGGCGGCCTGCCCGGCGAGCCGCCCACCGTGGTCCTGGTCGCCCCACTGGCCGAGGACGACGCCGCGGCCGAATTGCGCGCGGAACTGGCCGGTATCGACATCCACGCGCTGGGTCATGACGGCGCCACCCGAACCAAGACCCGGGTCCGTAGCGCGGGACAGACCCTCGTGCGCATCGACGACGGCGGGCCGGGGACACCGCTGGACGTCGACCCCGGCGGGCTCTCCGCCGTGCTGGGCGACGCCGACGTCATCCTCGTCTCCGACTACGGCGGTGGTATCACCCGGGACGAGTCCGTACGGGAAGTCCTCACCGAGACGGCGACTCGCGTGCCGATGGTCTGGGACCCGCATCCGCGCGGGGGAGAGCCGGTGCCCGGTTGCACCGTGGTCACCCCCAACCTGGCGGAGGCCCGCGCAGCGTTGGGCCGGCTGGACACGAGGCGGGCCGAACCCCCTGAGACCGCGGCCGGCGTCCCGGACGACCGGCTGGCCGAAGCGCTGCGGGTGGGATGGGACGCCCGTTCTGTCTCCGTGACCGCCGGGGGCTGCGGGGCATTCCTCGCCACCTCCGGCACCGCCGAGCTTCTGCCGACCGTTCCGGTGGACTCATCCGACCCCTGCGGTGCGGGTGACCGGTTCGCGGCCGCTGTCGCCGTCCAATTGGCTGCCGGTGGGTCGGTCCACCGCTCGGTCGAGGCCGCGGTCGCGGCCGCCGCCCAGTGGGTGGAGGCCGGAGGCGCCGCTGCGTTCCGTGACGGACGCATCGGGCCGGATGGCCCCGCGGCTCCCCGGCGGTCCGCACCACGCGCGCTCGCGCAGGACCCGCAGGAGGCGGCCATCCACGCGGTGGCTGCCACCCGGGCTCGCGGTGGCACCGTGGTCGCCACCGGCGGGTGCTTCGATGTGCTGCACCCCGGCCACCTGGAGACGCTGCGCCGGGCCCGTGACCTGGGTGACGTGCTGGTGGTCCTGCTCAACTCCGACGACTCGGTCAGCCGTCTCAAGGGGCCGAGCCGGCCGGTGGTGGTCCAACAGGACCGGGCGGCCCTGCTCATGGGGCTCCGAGATGTCGACGGCGTCCTGGTCTTCGACGAGGACGATCCGTGTGCCGCCCTGGACCGGCTGCGCCCGGACATCTGGGTCAAGGGCGGGGACTACACCGCGGACCTACTCCCCGAGACGCCACTGGTCCGCAGCTGGGGCGGACGCGTGGAGGTGCTGTCCTACCTGCCCGGCCACTCCACCACCGGCATTGTGGAACGCATCACCGCCGGGAACGTGGATGTCCGCTGA
- a CDS encoding glycosyltransferase family 9 protein, with protein sequence MGAAQAGPDGATPVALRPDDVLVLRALGLGDALTGVAALRGVRRRYPDRRLVLAGPAATGRLLRDLGIVDEVLPLPGLVPLPECRPGSVAVNLHGRGPASHRLLQRARPARLIAYGAPEAGHAGPGWRTDEHEVDRWCRLVREAGGECSRADLRLRSRDTAADERRASAAPGPVLVHPGAASASRHWPVERWRQVTAALAADGHRVLITGSATESGLGHAVASGLAGVEDHTGGQGLSGLSTMVREAALVLSADTGVAHLATGWCVPSVVLFGPVPPARWGPAIDPDLHTVLWHGDPDAGSWGDPHGDTLDPLLEKVSVDEVLDAARVLLRPYPSLSPSLERIHREP encoded by the coding sequence ATGGGCGCAGCACAGGCCGGTCCGGACGGGGCCACTCCCGTGGCACTGCGCCCGGATGACGTCCTCGTGCTCCGCGCCCTCGGTCTGGGCGACGCCCTGACCGGCGTCGCCGCCCTCCGCGGGGTGCGGCGGCGGTACCCGGACCGCCGCCTCGTGCTGGCAGGCCCCGCCGCGACCGGCCGCTTGCTCCGGGACCTGGGCATCGTGGACGAGGTGCTTCCGCTCCCCGGACTGGTTCCGCTGCCGGAGTGCAGGCCCGGATCGGTGGCGGTGAACCTGCACGGCCGGGGTCCCGCCAGCCACCGACTGCTGCAGCGGGCACGACCCGCGCGGCTGATCGCCTACGGCGCCCCGGAGGCCGGGCACGCCGGGCCGGGCTGGCGGACGGACGAACACGAGGTGGACCGTTGGTGCCGCCTGGTGCGTGAGGCCGGGGGCGAATGCTCCCGCGCCGACCTGCGGCTGAGGTCCCGGGACACTGCCGCGGATGAGCGCCGGGCCAGTGCCGCGCCCGGGCCGGTTCTGGTGCACCCGGGGGCGGCCTCGGCCTCTCGGCATTGGCCGGTGGAGCGTTGGCGCCAGGTGACCGCCGCACTGGCAGCGGACGGTCACCGGGTTCTGATCACCGGATCGGCGACCGAGTCCGGTCTGGGACACGCCGTGGCCAGTGGACTGGCCGGCGTCGAGGACCACACGGGTGGCCAGGGGCTGAGTGGCCTCTCCACAATGGTGCGTGAAGCCGCACTCGTCCTGAGCGCGGACACCGGAGTCGCCCACCTGGCCACGGGTTGGTGCGTTCCCTCCGTGGTGCTGTTCGGCCCGGTGCCCCCGGCACGGTGGGGGCCGGCAATCGACCCGGACCTCCACACCGTCCTCTGGCACGGCGACCCCGACGCCGGCTCATGGGGCGACCCGCACGGCGACACCCTGGACCCCCTGCTGGAGAAGGTGTCCGTCGACGAGGTTTTGGACGCCGCCCGCGTCCTCCTCCGCCCGTACCCGTCTCTGTCCCCGTCCCTCGAAAGGATCCATCGTGAACCCTGA